One region of Pseudomonadota bacterium genomic DNA includes:
- a CDS encoding DUF3857 domain-containing protein encodes MTWPAASVSLALALSLAVPVGAGAAAMAATPFAAPPAASAQRALSEAERDAGVVVLTHEMHIEAFARDGEEYTEEFHHLRYLVLDAMGAAEVSQHVFFSADDESYEVLSLEGQTIADDGTVIPLDEQRDVQLLDARDGTGLSTLSLRSVNFPRVAPGAILDLAYRTRVDGIQPIKLVRLERDYPTRDLTLRIRMVSDDDRRWVPTRIGSLPPSATATLTSQMELLLEAQDVPAKRVEPFAPPDVRRGLALALTLEEVPQGAWQDHLLLWAGQPPQITGDQATGRLGAPAMALDGWGLQQSPAAAELAEVERLIRDHLGEALKSERRFLGRTRRAEDTRTVAQLAPPNLPWHERAERLFDHARSRLRVDTASSNTTLDRALRSGYAGPGEVTLYYQYLLDKAGIRNRQALLLSRNGLPFSPALGALAPYDPLYVVEAGPEDAPRYYPVGDPVANARGVPDPYFGALAFVRERNGDRWAPKRVPVSSPIHELTVIEFTSDIAPSGEATDLTMRMFLEDAAARSARSTLRLRGGGVYAGSEAATDYARDMLSAWVGLDPEPDPKISSDTMISPLEPLPFVIESQWQPRVQNLDGRLLVRALPDSWRTSNPFTATSRSLPLWLAGGDYDLRMRWRLPPGYAYAGESISEHVTGPAGLEFTFTVETETTPNGEFLTSSLVLSEPYIIDAADYTDVQRFFERLQRTVDRRKLLLVPNP; translated from the coding sequence ATGACCTGGCCCGCCGCCAGCGTCAGTCTGGCGCTTGCCCTGAGCCTGGCCGTTCCGGTCGGCGCGGGGGCGGCTGCAATGGCGGCGACCCCCTTCGCCGCCCCGCCGGCGGCGTCCGCGCAACGGGCCCTGTCGGAAGCGGAGCGGGACGCCGGCGTGGTCGTGTTGACGCACGAGATGCACATCGAGGCCTTCGCCCGAGACGGTGAGGAGTACACGGAGGAGTTCCACCACCTGCGCTACCTGGTGCTGGACGCGATGGGCGCCGCCGAGGTCAGCCAACACGTCTTCTTCTCTGCCGACGATGAAAGCTATGAGGTGCTCTCCCTCGAAGGGCAGACGATCGCCGACGACGGCACCGTCATCCCCCTCGATGAGCAACGCGACGTGCAGCTCCTGGATGCACGCGACGGCACCGGGCTCTCCACGCTCTCCTTGCGCAGCGTGAACTTCCCCCGGGTGGCCCCCGGCGCCATCCTCGACCTCGCCTACCGAACGCGCGTGGACGGCATCCAGCCGATCAAGCTCGTCCGCCTCGAGCGCGACTACCCCACGCGGGATCTGACCCTGCGCATCCGCATGGTCAGCGACGATGATCGACGCTGGGTACCTACGCGAATCGGCAGCTTGCCGCCGTCGGCCACGGCCACCCTGACCTCGCAGATGGAGCTCCTGCTCGAGGCGCAGGACGTGCCGGCCAAGCGCGTCGAACCCTTCGCCCCACCCGACGTGCGTCGAGGCCTCGCCTTGGCGCTCACGCTGGAGGAGGTACCGCAGGGCGCTTGGCAGGATCATCTGCTCCTGTGGGCCGGCCAGCCGCCGCAGATCACCGGCGATCAAGCGACGGGACGGCTGGGCGCACCCGCCATGGCCCTCGACGGCTGGGGCCTTCAGCAATCGCCTGCGGCCGCCGAACTGGCCGAGGTGGAGCGCCTCATCCGCGATCACCTCGGCGAGGCCCTGAAGAGTGAGCGCCGTTTCCTGGGCCGCACCCGGCGAGCGGAAGACACGCGCACGGTGGCACAGCTGGCGCCGCCCAACCTGCCGTGGCACGAACGCGCCGAACGGCTCTTCGATCATGCGCGCAGCCGCCTGCGCGTCGATACAGCGAGCAGTAACACGACGCTAGACCGCGCCCTGCGCTCGGGCTACGCCGGCCCGGGTGAAGTCACCCTCTACTACCAGTACCTGCTCGACAAGGCCGGGATCCGAAACCGCCAGGCCCTGCTGCTGAGCCGCAACGGCCTACCCTTCTCCCCGGCCCTCGGCGCCCTCGCCCCCTACGACCCGCTCTACGTGGTGGAGGCAGGGCCGGAGGACGCTCCACGCTACTACCCGGTGGGGGATCCGGTGGCGAATGCGCGCGGCGTGCCCGATCCCTACTTCGGGGCTCTTGCCTTCGTGCGAGAGCGCAACGGCGATCGTTGGGCGCCGAAGCGCGTCCCCGTGTCTTCGCCCATTCATGAGCTCACGGTGATCGAGTTCACCTCGGACATCGCCCCGAGCGGCGAGGCGACCGATCTCACCATGCGCATGTTCCTGGAGGATGCGGCCGCCCGATCGGCCCGGTCCACGCTTCGCCTGCGGGGCGGCGGCGTATACGCCGGCAGCGAGGCGGCCACGGACTACGCGCGTGACATGCTCTCGGCCTGGGTGGGGCTGGATCCGGAGCCGGATCCGAAGATCTCGTCGGACACCATGATCAGTCCCCTCGAGCCGCTGCCGTTCGTGATCGAATCGCAGTGGCAACCGCGCGTGCAGAACCTCGACGGTCGCCTGCTCGTGCGCGCCCTGCCCGACAGCTGGCGCACCAGCAACCCCTTCACGGCGACCTCGCGTTCCCTGCCGTTGTGGTTGGCGGGCGGCGACTACGACCTGCGCATGCGCTGGCGCTTGCCGCCGGGCTACGCCTACGCCGGGGAGTCGATCAGCGAGCACGTCACCGGTCCCGCGGGACTCGAGTTCACCTTCACTGTAGAGACGGAAACGACGCCCAACGGAGAGTTCCTCACGAGTAGTCTGGTCCTGTCCGAGCCCTACATTATCGATGCGGCCGATTACACCGACGTGCAGCGCTTCTTCGAACGCCTGCAACGCACCGTCGACCGACGCAAGCTGCTGCTGGTACCCAACCCATGA